The proteins below are encoded in one region of Candidatus Binataceae bacterium:
- a CDS encoding RNA polymerase sigma factor has protein sequence MNLQRFNIDLAIAVGEAAAVRSRVEMDPGGFESFYRAEYGRILATVIGLVSDFDLAEEAVQDAFAIALEQWPREGMPHNPRAWIVSVARHKAIDRIRRRARFDERQDEIKRVIELESMRDDDESEDRAVPDERLNLIFTCCHPALARDVQVPLALRTLCGLRTEEIARAFVVPVPTMAQRLVRAKRKISTAGIPYQVPPPETLSERLDAVMAVIYLVFNEGYAATSGAELLRTDLSAEAIRLGRILVELMPTYREVRGLLALMLLHHSRRDTRVDANGDIVLLEDQDRSSWHRDEIAEGLALAAEAMRSSEPGQYAIQAAIATEHSRAARFEATAWRAIAALYEKLSELTPTPIVALNHAVAIAMADGPERGLKLIDRLEATQQLNDYFLLHAAKADLLRRLGRWDAAADSYRRALELAGTEPEQRFLRRRLDEVNKRV, from the coding sequence GTGAACCTGCAACGGTTCAACATCGACCTTGCGATAGCCGTTGGCGAGGCCGCTGCGGTACGCTCCCGGGTGGAGATGGACCCCGGCGGCTTCGAAAGTTTTTATCGCGCGGAATACGGCCGAATTCTCGCAACGGTCATTGGTCTGGTCAGCGACTTCGACCTTGCCGAAGAAGCGGTGCAGGATGCGTTCGCGATTGCGCTCGAGCAATGGCCGCGCGAGGGGATGCCGCACAATCCGCGCGCGTGGATCGTCAGCGTCGCACGGCACAAGGCAATCGATCGCATCCGGCGGCGCGCGCGCTTCGACGAGCGCCAGGATGAGATCAAAAGGGTCATCGAGCTCGAGAGCATGCGCGACGACGACGAATCAGAGGATCGCGCGGTGCCCGACGAACGGCTGAACCTGATTTTCACATGTTGTCATCCCGCACTTGCGCGCGATGTGCAGGTGCCGCTGGCGCTGCGGACGCTGTGCGGGCTGAGGACGGAGGAGATCGCGCGGGCCTTTGTCGTGCCAGTGCCGACGATGGCGCAGCGATTGGTCCGCGCGAAGCGCAAGATCAGTACCGCCGGCATTCCGTACCAGGTCCCGCCGCCGGAGACGCTCAGCGAGCGCCTCGACGCGGTTATGGCGGTGATTTACCTGGTCTTCAACGAAGGCTACGCCGCAACTTCTGGAGCGGAACTCCTTCGCACCGACCTTTCCGCGGAAGCGATTCGTCTCGGCAGGATTCTCGTCGAACTGATGCCGACGTATCGCGAGGTCCGCGGACTGCTCGCGCTGATGCTGCTGCATCACTCGCGCCGCGACACCCGCGTCGATGCGAACGGCGACATCGTTCTGCTCGAAGACCAGGATCGCTCGAGCTGGCATCGCGATGAGATCGCCGAAGGTCTCGCACTCGCCGCCGAAGCGATGCGGTCGTCCGAGCCGGGACAATATGCGATCCAGGCGGCGATCGCGACCGAGCATTCGCGCGCCGCGCGATTCGAAGCTACCGCCTGGCGCGCGATCGCGGCTCTCTATGAAAAGCTGTCTGAATTAACTCCGACGCCCATCGTGGCGCTCAACCACGCTGTGGCGATCGCGATGGCTGACGGACCAGAACGAGGGCTGAAGCTGATTGACCGACTCGAGGCGACTCAACAGCTCAATGACTATTTCCTGCTCCACGCAGCCAAGGCGGACCTTTTACGACGGCTCGGCCGATGGGACGCGGCGGCGGATTCGTATCGCCGCGCACTTGAGTTGGCCGGCACAGAACCCGAGCAGAGATTCCTTCGACGAAGACTCGATGAGGTAAACAAGCGCGTCTAA
- a CDS encoding YciI family protein, which translates to MEYILLIYNSEAEAQKMRPAQGQEMFQGYMKFTQELQASGKNKGGNPLERTSSATTVRVRNGKTVVTDGPFAETKEQLGGYYLVEAKDLDDAIAIAAKIPGALTGSIEVRPIMKMNM; encoded by the coding sequence ATGGAATACATCCTGCTCATTTATAACAGCGAGGCCGAAGCCCAGAAGATGAGGCCCGCCCAAGGTCAGGAGATGTTTCAGGGCTACATGAAGTTCACCCAGGAACTGCAGGCTTCGGGCAAGAACAAAGGCGGCAATCCGCTGGAGCGAACCAGCAGCGCGACGACGGTGCGAGTCCGCAACGGCAAAACCGTGGTCACCGACGGCCCCTTCGCCGAAACCAAGGAGCAGCTCGGCGGCTACTACCTGGTAGAGGCGAAGGACCTCGATGACGCGATCGCGATCGCGGCGAAGATCCCCGGCGCGCTCACCGGCTCGATCGAAGTGCGGCCGATCATGAAGATGAACATGTAA
- the trmFO gene encoding methylenetetrahydrofolate--tRNA-(uracil(54)-C(5))-methyltransferase (FADH(2)-oxidizing) TrmFO gives MTEPQVTVIGAGLAGSEAAWQLARRGVRVRLIEMRPVKMTEAHRTPGFAELVCSNSLRNASLETAVGVLKEEMRRLGSLVIAAADRARVPAGSALAVDRDDFSRIITETLEREPSVTIERAEASSIPDGRAIIASGPLTSAALGDALNNLIGPRNLYFYDAIAPIVAADSIDMNVAWRASRYDKGGDDYINCPMTEDEYEAFIDAVIAADKVELHPFEKPLYFEGCMPIEEMARRGRQTLAFGPMRPVGLRDPSGRRPFAVVQLRQDDTEGQLYNIVGFQTKMTHPEQRRVLRMIPGLGRAEFVRLGSLHRNTFIDSPRLLAPTLQLRKRDELFLAGQMIGVEGYVESAAAGLLAAINAQRLIEGRALVVPPPETALGSLVAYITDTTRKDFQPMNANYGLMPALAGRFRGREKKIAQGERALAAIDRWIASNAIEPPGGDQAAAARS, from the coding sequence ATGACTGAGCCCCAGGTTACTGTTATCGGCGCCGGTCTCGCCGGAAGCGAGGCGGCGTGGCAGCTCGCCCGGCGTGGCGTGCGCGTGCGCCTTATCGAGATGCGTCCGGTCAAGATGACCGAGGCGCATCGCACCCCGGGATTCGCCGAGCTGGTCTGCTCCAACTCGCTGCGCAACGCCTCGCTAGAGACTGCGGTTGGGGTACTGAAAGAAGAGATGCGGCGGCTCGGCTCGCTGGTAATCGCGGCGGCCGATCGCGCACGGGTGCCGGCCGGCTCTGCGCTCGCGGTGGATCGTGACGACTTCTCGCGAATCATCACCGAGACTCTTGAGCGTGAACCTTCTGTCACGATCGAGCGCGCCGAAGCATCGAGCATCCCGGACGGTCGCGCGATAATCGCCTCGGGGCCTCTCACCAGTGCCGCGCTTGGTGATGCGCTCAACAATCTGATCGGACCGCGCAATCTCTACTTCTACGATGCGATCGCGCCGATTGTCGCGGCTGATTCAATCGACATGAACGTCGCGTGGCGGGCCTCGCGCTACGACAAGGGCGGCGACGATTATATCAACTGCCCGATGACCGAGGACGAGTACGAGGCGTTCATCGATGCGGTCATCGCGGCGGACAAGGTCGAGCTGCATCCGTTCGAGAAGCCGCTCTACTTCGAAGGATGCATGCCGATCGAGGAGATGGCGCGGCGCGGGCGCCAGACACTCGCATTCGGCCCGATGCGTCCGGTTGGTTTGCGCGATCCGAGCGGCCGCCGTCCGTTCGCGGTCGTGCAGCTTCGCCAGGACGACACCGAAGGCCAGCTCTACAATATCGTCGGATTCCAGACCAAGATGACGCACCCGGAGCAGCGGCGCGTGTTGCGGATGATTCCCGGCCTCGGGCGCGCCGAGTTCGTGCGTTTGGGCTCGTTGCATCGCAATACTTTTATCGATTCGCCGCGACTCCTCGCGCCGACGTTGCAGCTTCGCAAGCGCGACGAGCTCTTTCTTGCAGGCCAGATGATCGGCGTCGAAGGTTACGTCGAATCCGCCGCCGCAGGGTTGCTGGCCGCAATCAACGCGCAACGTTTGATCGAGGGCCGCGCACTCGTCGTGCCGCCGCCTGAGACCGCGCTTGGATCTCTCGTGGCGTATATCACAGACACGACGCGCAAGGACTTCCAGCCGATGAACGCGAACTACGGCTTGATGCCCGCACTTGCCGGCCGCTTTCGCGGACGCGAGAAGAAAATCGCGCAGGGAGAACGCGCGCTCGCCGCAATCGATCGCTGGATCGCTTCTAACGCGATTGAACCACCCGGCGGCGATCAAGCCGCTGCGGCGCGCTCATGA
- a CDS encoding Ppx/GppA phosphatase family protein, producing MKLAAFDVGTNTVLMLAVEVGDDQYPRVLAELGRIARLGRGVDRTGALDPETSANTLATIEEFARRARELGVGKFDAVATSALRDAGDGDAFIVAVRERTGVELRVISGAEEAALSHLAVMRGLPIDPAGKLLIVDIGGGSTELIRAEPGRPLDLASLQLGSVRLTERMVRGDPPTAAEIAKLRETIDGTLAIAAWDFRPDAVVGIAGTVTTICAVSEGLDVDQLGSTHGRTIALSEVKRVRELFGAMPLTKRRNLPGLAEGRADVIFAGAMILECVLERFHAAAVTVSDQGVRWGLVWRAIGDA from the coding sequence ATGAAGCTGGCCGCGTTCGACGTCGGGACCAACACCGTGTTGATGCTCGCCGTCGAAGTTGGAGATGATCAGTATCCGCGGGTGCTCGCGGAACTCGGACGGATCGCGCGGCTCGGCCGCGGCGTCGACCGCACGGGCGCGCTCGACCCCGAAACATCGGCGAATACACTGGCGACGATCGAGGAATTCGCGCGGCGCGCACGCGAGCTCGGCGTCGGGAAATTCGATGCAGTCGCGACGAGCGCATTGCGCGATGCAGGCGACGGCGATGCCTTTATCGTGGCGGTGCGCGAGCGCACGGGCGTTGAGCTCCGCGTGATCTCAGGCGCAGAGGAAGCAGCTTTGTCGCATCTCGCGGTAATGCGCGGTCTGCCCATCGATCCCGCCGGCAAGCTGCTCATCGTCGACATTGGCGGCGGCTCGACCGAGCTGATTCGTGCCGAGCCCGGACGGCCGCTCGATCTTGCGAGCCTTCAACTTGGGTCGGTGAGGCTCACCGAGCGAATGGTTCGCGGCGATCCGCCCACTGCTGCCGAGATTGCCAAGCTCCGCGAGACGATCGACGGAACGCTCGCGATCGCCGCGTGGGATTTTCGTCCCGATGCGGTGGTCGGAATCGCGGGCACGGTGACGACGATTTGCGCCGTGTCGGAGGGCCTTGATGTCGATCAGCTTGGCTCGACGCATGGCCGCACGATCGCGCTTTCCGAAGTGAAGCGCGTCCGCGAGCTCTTTGGCGCGATGCCTCTGACAAAGCGCCGCAATTTACCGGGACTCGCCGAGGGCCGCGCCGACGTGATTTTCGCTGGCGCCATGATCCTCGAGTGCGTGCTGGAGCGTTTCCATGCGGCCGCGGTGACTGTCAGTGATCAAGGAGTTCGCTGGGGTTTGGTCTGGAGAGCAATCGGCGACGCATAG
- a CDS encoding FAD-binding oxidoreductase — MNRREFLKVAGSAALLPMLPLPLLADTSVRRCRPGDPSWPSKAAWDQLNKAVGGNLITVDFPISILKTDPSSDAAKELWKNLKNPFFVGDQVGLTESLGWVDAWTSQPSVYAVAARNASDIAAAVNFARQNNLRLVVKGGGHSYHGTSNAPDSLLVWTRHMNDIAMHPSFVPQGCEGKIAPQPAVTLGAGTIWMQAYQAVTTKGGKYVQGGGCTTVGVAGLVSSGGFGSYSKHYGTVAANLLEAEVVTADGQIRIANACNNPDLFWALKGGGGGNFGVISKVTVRVHDLPEFVGVANFKIKADSDDAYRRLIRQFVSFYKESLLNDHWGEQIHVRPDNIFEVSMVSQGLSSDEARKIWQPFLDWLKNSSSDYSIQGHLTIGSIPGQRWWDVQWWKEHWAELPFPNPNDSMFTSLVDKTLSHLVEQPLFVIDKRPGAAPSNAWWQGDAGQVSWFMWGMQSLWLPESLLEPDSQQRFADALFAASRHSYLELHLNKGLAGAPPDVIERTRDTATNPAVLTAFTLAITGDAQQPAYPGIPGHEPNIEEGRKAAARIEKCLNELRAVVPEPGAYVSESNYFEKDFPNAYWGSNRQRLADVKKKYDPDGLFFVHNGVGSEAWSRDGFTKL; from the coding sequence ATGAACCGGAGAGAATTCCTCAAAGTAGCCGGATCGGCAGCCTTGCTGCCGATGCTGCCGCTCCCGCTGCTCGCCGACACTAGTGTCCGACGATGCCGCCCGGGTGATCCTTCCTGGCCGTCGAAGGCTGCATGGGATCAGCTCAATAAGGCGGTCGGCGGAAATCTGATCACGGTCGATTTTCCGATTTCGATACTGAAGACCGATCCCTCCAGCGACGCGGCCAAGGAGCTCTGGAAGAATCTGAAAAATCCGTTCTTCGTCGGCGATCAGGTTGGGCTGACGGAGAGCCTCGGCTGGGTCGATGCCTGGACCTCGCAGCCGAGCGTGTATGCAGTCGCCGCGCGCAACGCGAGCGACATCGCGGCGGCGGTCAACTTCGCGCGTCAGAACAACCTGCGCCTCGTGGTCAAAGGCGGCGGCCACAGCTACCACGGCACCTCCAACGCACCTGACTCGCTGTTAGTCTGGACCCGCCACATGAACGACATCGCGATGCATCCTTCGTTCGTTCCGCAAGGATGCGAAGGCAAGATCGCTCCTCAACCTGCGGTCACGCTCGGCGCTGGAACGATCTGGATGCAGGCCTACCAGGCGGTCACCACCAAGGGCGGCAAATATGTCCAGGGCGGAGGATGCACGACGGTCGGCGTTGCGGGACTCGTTTCGAGCGGCGGCTTCGGCAGCTATTCGAAACACTACGGCACGGTGGCGGCGAACCTGCTCGAGGCCGAGGTCGTTACCGCCGACGGTCAGATTCGTATCGCGAATGCGTGCAACAACCCGGATCTTTTCTGGGCGCTCAAGGGTGGCGGCGGCGGCAACTTCGGCGTGATCAGCAAGGTCACGGTGCGGGTGCACGATCTGCCAGAATTCGTCGGCGTTGCGAACTTCAAAATCAAAGCGGACTCCGACGACGCGTACCGGCGCCTGATTCGTCAGTTCGTGAGTTTCTACAAAGAGAGCCTTCTCAACGATCATTGGGGCGAGCAGATTCACGTTCGGCCCGACAACATCTTCGAAGTCTCGATGGTCTCGCAGGGGCTCAGCTCGGACGAGGCGAGAAAAATCTGGCAGCCCTTTCTCGATTGGCTCAAAAATTCGTCGAGTGACTATTCGATCCAGGGACATCTGACGATCGGCAGCATCCCGGGTCAGCGCTGGTGGGACGTCCAGTGGTGGAAGGAGCACTGGGCCGAGCTGCCCTTTCCCAACCCGAATGACAGCATGTTTACATCTCTTGTAGACAAAACGCTGTCGCATCTCGTTGAGCAGCCGTTATTTGTGATCGACAAACGGCCAGGCGCGGCGCCTAGCAACGCGTGGTGGCAGGGCGACGCGGGCCAGGTCTCATGGTTCATGTGGGGGATGCAGTCGCTGTGGCTGCCCGAATCCCTGCTCGAGCCTGATTCTCAGCAGCGCTTTGCCGATGCGCTGTTCGCAGCCTCGCGGCATTCGTATCTTGAGCTGCACTTGAACAAGGGGCTCGCCGGTGCTCCGCCCGACGTGATCGAAAGAACACGCGACACTGCGACTAACCCCGCCGTGCTGACCGCGTTCACGCTCGCGATCACCGGCGACGCGCAGCAGCCCGCATATCCCGGAATTCCCGGCCACGAGCCCAACATCGAAGAAGGGCGAAAGGCCGCTGCACGCATCGAGAAGTGCCTGAATGAGCTTCGCGCGGTCGTGCCTGAACCCGGTGCATATGTCAGCGAGAGCAACTACTTCGAAAAGGATTTTCCCAATGCATACTGGGGCAGCAACCGTCAGCGCCTCGCCGACGTGAAAAAGAAATATGATCCCGACGGGCTCTTCTTCGTGCATAACGGAGTCGGATCGGAGGCGTGGAGCCGCGACGGGTTCACCAAGCTCTGA
- a CDS encoding HU family DNA-binding protein, which yields MTKSELIETVAKNTRQPKKTVERMLDLSFEQIARSIRKDKRFWIPGFGTFTVRRRRARAGFNPRTNAPMTIPATRTVGFRPAPQLRKGL from the coding sequence ATGACCAAGTCGGAATTGATCGAGACCGTGGCGAAAAATACCCGGCAGCCGAAGAAGACCGTGGAGCGGATGCTGGATCTTTCCTTCGAGCAAATCGCCAGGTCCATTCGCAAGGACAAGCGTTTCTGGATTCCGGGCTTCGGCACCTTCACCGTGCGCCGCCGCCGCGCGCGCGCCGGATTCAACCCGCGCACCAATGCGCCGATGACAATCCCGGCCACGCGCACGGTAGGATTTCGGCCCGCGCCGCAGTTAAGGAAGGGTCTCTGA
- a CDS encoding glycosyltransferase family 39 protein codes for MLIVSVALVLGAALRLMHLGTREFSPDEGASWAAASAPTIADVIAQQAIVNPGKLAIHDLMLHAWMATFGQSLFAMRALSALLGTISIGLVCFVAREMFAEDEDSLLVAAVSALMFAVNLVVIKYAREVRMYPVMLAAILGQVGFFLRALRCGGLANLAALAILTGIGVGANFSAMLVPLTEAAWLLYVLGAARFSVVAQRARRAWAAAIALALGGMILVPKIVSAFGQTAASKPGGVIHWIKPPAWYAPLAFFNKATGSIAYPVLALLALWGLYRRWIRGERQPVAFALLWMWAPPVMLMIASYALTPIFVERYAMSSFVPFFILIALGIAELRPPRLCAAALIMAVALSLGHVWSYDRKPHDTQYAEAIAAARTILKPGETMTAVPSYAIQVLRYYLPPEDQSQAVDSASPEGSSASVMIMADQNLSPETEASIRRNYPIVVAQVRGALVLRR; via the coding sequence TTGCTGATCGTCTCGGTGGCACTGGTGCTGGGCGCGGCGCTCCGCCTCATGCATCTCGGGACGCGCGAGTTTTCGCCCGACGAAGGCGCATCGTGGGCCGCCGCCTCGGCGCCAACGATCGCCGACGTTATCGCGCAGCAGGCAATCGTGAATCCAGGCAAGCTCGCAATTCACGACTTGATGCTTCATGCGTGGATGGCGACATTCGGCCAGAGCCTCTTTGCGATGCGCGCGCTGTCGGCGCTGCTCGGCACAATCTCGATTGGGCTCGTGTGCTTCGTCGCGCGCGAGATGTTTGCCGAGGACGAGGATTCGCTCCTGGTCGCGGCGGTAAGCGCGTTGATGTTCGCGGTCAACCTCGTTGTCATCAAGTATGCGCGCGAGGTCCGGATGTATCCGGTAATGCTCGCGGCGATTCTGGGTCAGGTGGGGTTCTTCCTGCGCGCGCTGCGGTGCGGGGGGCTCGCGAACCTGGCTGCGCTCGCAATTCTGACCGGGATAGGCGTCGGCGCTAATTTCTCGGCGATGCTCGTGCCGCTGACCGAGGCTGCCTGGCTGCTCTACGTGTTGGGCGCCGCGCGATTTTCGGTTGTCGCGCAAAGAGCGCGCCGCGCATGGGCCGCGGCTATCGCGCTCGCGCTCGGCGGCATGATCCTCGTGCCGAAAATTGTCTCGGCCTTCGGCCAAACCGCGGCGTCGAAGCCAGGCGGAGTCATCCACTGGATCAAGCCGCCGGCGTGGTACGCGCCGCTCGCGTTTTTCAACAAGGCTACCGGTTCAATCGCCTATCCGGTGCTCGCGCTCCTCGCGCTATGGGGGCTTTATCGCCGATGGATCCGCGGCGAGCGGCAGCCAGTCGCTTTTGCGCTGCTCTGGATGTGGGCGCCGCCAGTCATGTTGATGATCGCCTCCTACGCGCTAACGCCGATCTTCGTCGAGCGCTACGCGATGTCGTCATTCGTGCCGTTTTTCATTTTGATCGCGCTGGGCATCGCCGAGTTGCGGCCGCCGCGGCTGTGTGCCGCTGCACTCATTATGGCTGTCGCGCTATCTCTCGGTCACGTCTGGTCCTACGATCGCAAGCCCCACGACACGCAGTACGCCGAGGCAATCGCGGCGGCGCGCACGATCCTCAAGCCTGGAGAGACGATGACGGCCGTGCCGAGCTACGCGATACAGGTGCTGCGCTACTATCTGCCGCCCGAAGATCAATCACAGGCAGTTGATTCAGCTTCGCCTGAGGGTTCATCGGCGAGCGTCATGATCATGGCAGATCAGAATCTGAGTCCCGAAACGGAAGCATCGATCCGGCGCAACTATCCAATCGTGGTAGCGCAGGTCCGCGGCGCCTTAGTCCTAAGAAGATAG
- a CDS encoding Zn-dependent alcohol dehydrogenase has product MKAAVFHGPGQPLKIEDVELDHPQDHEVLIKTVASGVCHSDLHFVDGLYPYAAPAVLGHEAAGIIEEVGKAVTYVKPGDHVISCLSVFCGFCNQCMSGHPNRCSNKTATQRKPTDKPRISQKGKPINQFLDISSYCEKMLLHENAVVKIREDIPLDRAALIGCGVTTGVGAVLNTAKIEPGSTVAVFGCGGVGIAAIQGARIAGARKIIAVDMFENKLAMAKRFGATDTVDASNSDPVEAIKDLAGGGGVDYAFEAIGLKKAAEQAFNALKPGGTATVIGMIPVGQKVEIDGFMFLTERKLQGSNMGSNRFRIDMPRYIDFYLQGRLKLDEMISRRGKLEDVNEAFRAMKAGEVARTVLTFDN; this is encoded by the coding sequence ATGAAAGCCGCTGTTTTTCATGGCCCCGGCCAGCCGCTCAAGATCGAGGACGTCGAACTCGATCATCCGCAGGACCACGAGGTCCTCATCAAGACCGTCGCGTCCGGCGTGTGCCATAGCGATCTGCACTTTGTTGATGGCCTCTATCCATACGCCGCGCCTGCGGTGCTCGGTCACGAGGCCGCCGGAATTATCGAGGAAGTCGGCAAGGCCGTCACTTACGTCAAGCCGGGCGACCACGTGATCTCCTGTCTCTCCGTGTTCTGCGGCTTCTGCAACCAGTGCATGTCGGGGCATCCGAACCGCTGTTCCAACAAGACCGCGACGCAGCGCAAGCCGACCGACAAGCCGCGCATCTCGCAGAAAGGCAAGCCCATCAACCAGTTCCTTGATATCTCGTCCTACTGCGAGAAGATGCTGCTGCATGAGAACGCGGTGGTGAAGATTCGCGAGGACATCCCGCTCGATCGCGCCGCACTCATCGGATGCGGTGTCACGACCGGCGTTGGCGCAGTGCTCAACACGGCGAAAATCGAGCCGGGCTCGACGGTCGCGGTGTTCGGATGCGGCGGCGTCGGAATCGCGGCGATCCAGGGCGCTCGTATCGCGGGCGCGCGCAAGATCATCGCGGTTGATATGTTCGAGAACAAACTCGCGATGGCGAAGCGGTTCGGCGCGACCGACACCGTCGACGCGTCGAACAGCGATCCGGTCGAGGCGATCAAGGATCTCGCGGGCGGCGGCGGCGTCGACTACGCGTTCGAGGCGATCGGTCTCAAGAAAGCCGCCGAGCAGGCCTTCAACGCGCTCAAGCCCGGCGGCACCGCAACCGTGATCGGCATGATTCCGGTCGGGCAGAAGGTCGAAATCGACGGCTTCATGTTCCTCACCGAGCGCAAGCTGCAGGGCAGCAACATGGGATCGAACCGCTTCCGGATCGACATGCCGCGCTACATCGATTTTTATCTCCAGGGCCGACTCAAGCTCGACGAGATGATCAGCCGCCGCGGCAAGCTTGAAGACGTCAACGAAGCGTTCCGCGCGATGAAGGCCGGCGAAGTCGCACGCACCGTGCTGACCTTCGACAACTGA
- a CDS encoding Zn-dependent alcohol dehydrogenase — translation MKAAIFHGPNQPLKIENVDIDDPKEREVLVRTVASGVCHSDLHFVDGLYMWPTPAILGHEAAGVVEKIGSQVTYLKPGDHVIACLSVFCGYCEECMSGHPNLCSNKAATQRGPNDKPRLSQNGKAVNQFADLSGYAEKMLVHENALVKIDEKIPLDRAALIGCGVMTGVGAALNTAKVAPGSTVAVFGAGGVGLAVIQGARVAGARMIIAVDKFPNKLELAKKLGATHTVNAGEKDPVAEIRTLTGEGADYSFEAIGLKSAAEQAYESIQPGGIATIVGMVPLGQKVEVDGFSLLFEKRIQGCFMGSNRFRIDMPRIIDLYRQDRINLDDMVSRHGKLEDVNEAFRAMKAGEVARTVLMFE, via the coding sequence ATGAAAGCAGCAATTTTCCACGGTCCCAATCAGCCCCTTAAGATCGAGAATGTCGATATCGACGATCCCAAGGAGCGCGAAGTTCTCGTCCGCACCGTCGCCAGCGGTGTATGCCACAGCGATCTGCATTTCGTAGACGGCCTCTACATGTGGCCGACGCCCGCGATCCTCGGGCACGAAGCGGCAGGAGTCGTCGAGAAGATCGGCTCGCAGGTCACCTACCTGAAGCCCGGCGATCACGTGATCGCGTGCCTGTCGGTTTTCTGCGGCTACTGCGAGGAGTGCATGTCGGGGCATCCCAACCTGTGCTCGAACAAGGCCGCAACGCAGCGCGGTCCGAACGACAAGCCGCGCCTGTCGCAAAACGGCAAGGCCGTCAACCAGTTCGCCGATCTCTCGGGCTACGCCGAGAAGATGCTGGTGCATGAGAACGCGCTGGTTAAGATCGACGAGAAGATCCCGCTCGATCGCGCCGCGCTCATCGGATGCGGCGTCATGACCGGCGTCGGCGCTGCGCTTAACACCGCCAAGGTCGCGCCCGGGTCGACGGTCGCGGTGTTCGGCGCGGGCGGCGTCGGCCTCGCGGTCATACAGGGCGCGCGGGTCGCTGGCGCTCGCATGATCATCGCGGTCGACAAGTTTCCGAACAAGCTCGAGCTCGCAAAGAAGCTGGGCGCTACACACACTGTTAACGCGGGCGAGAAAGATCCGGTCGCCGAGATTCGCACGCTCACCGGCGAAGGGGCGGATTACTCGTTCGAAGCAATTGGTCTCAAATCGGCCGCGGAGCAGGCTTACGAGAGCATTCAGCCCGGTGGAATCGCGACCATCGTCGGCATGGTTCCGCTCGGCCAGAAGGTCGAAGTCGACGGCTTCTCGCTGCTGTTCGAAAAGCGCATCCAGGGATGCTTCATGGGTTCGAACCGCTTCCGCATCGACATGCCGCGCATCATCGATCTGTATCGCCAGGATCGCATCAACCTCGACGACATGGTGAGCCGCCACGGCAAGCTCGAGGACGTGAACGAGGCGTTCCGCGCGATGAAGGCCGGCGAAGTCGCACGCACGGTGCTGATGTTCGAGTAG
- a CDS encoding alpha/beta fold hydrolase produces the protein MSGRFHSRRVRERARDDLAQQVEDARGRKAERFHLVLRDRVAGALHGEELNRVALSLPRYDRTSPQPCHHLDLAAALRAIARRYAEVLARFVDAARIDRAVLIGNSIGGAAAVQYAASHPERVAGIVLENPGGLDVINDRMGRIALGLVIQFFKAGARGAWWFPAAYRTYYSRVLAAWAKNDQLVQWKRNEPTVRKFPDLRVELFDAGHAAHLERPNEFAATVDRFLTEIGWNTGTAIDGAAAR, from the coding sequence ATGTCCGGCCGCTTTCATTCTCGGCGCGTTCGCGAGCGAGCGCGCGACGACCTCGCGCAGCAGGTCGAGGACGCGCGCGGTCGAAAGGCCGAGCGCTTTCACCTCGTCCTCCGCGATCGCGTCGCAGGTGCGCTCCACGGTGAAGAGCTGAACCGCGTCGCGCTCAGCCTGCCCCGCTACGACAGGACCTCCCCTCAGCCGTGTCATCATCTTGATCTGGCGGCGGCGCTGCGCGCGATCGCGAGGCGCTATGCCGAAGTGCTCGCGAGGTTCGTAGATGCAGCGCGAATCGATCGCGCGGTTCTGATCGGCAATTCAATCGGCGGCGCGGCCGCCGTTCAGTATGCAGCTTCGCATCCCGAGCGCGTCGCCGGGATTGTGCTCGAAAATCCAGGCGGGTTGGATGTCATAAACGATCGAATGGGCCGCATTGCCCTCGGTCTCGTGATCCAGTTCTTCAAAGCGGGAGCGCGCGGCGCGTGGTGGTTTCCCGCCGCCTATCGGACGTACTACAGCCGCGTGCTGGCGGCGTGGGCGAAGAACGATCAGCTCGTGCAATGGAAGCGAAACGAACCGACGGTCAGGAAATTTCCCGACCTCCGGGTCGAGCTTTTCGATGCCGGCCACGCCGCTCATCTCGAAAGGCCGAATGAATTTGCCGCCACGGTTGATCGGTTCCTGACTGAGATCGGATGGAACACCGGCACCGCGATCGACGGCGCCGCCGCGCGCTAG